In the Mycolicibacter sp. MU0102 genome, one interval contains:
- a CDS encoding serine/threonine-protein kinase, with the protein MNGADVDYGGYLIEREIGRGGHAGVYLAHHRDDPGQAVALKVLDESHRSPAEQGRLDREFAFASALKHPHIVAVYRHGPFWLAMQYVDGGKATGLRTLQDRLAALTQIAGALDYAHRRGIVHSDVKPANILIHADFGRGGAVLIDFGAAHAVVEDVWHRARSSENPEVSLPYTAPEILQGKAPSAATDEYALACTAVELLTGAPPFPAQCAADLADAHLRLLPPPLSDTLGPAARAADVVVQRALAKFPARRYESCADFVEELSRALLSHAGPPKPVET; encoded by the coding sequence ATGAACGGAGCCGACGTCGACTACGGCGGCTACCTGATCGAGCGCGAGATCGGCCGCGGCGGGCACGCCGGGGTCTATTTGGCCCACCACCGGGACGACCCCGGCCAAGCCGTGGCATTGAAGGTCCTCGACGAGTCGCACCGCTCCCCCGCCGAGCAGGGCCGGCTGGACCGCGAGTTCGCGTTCGCGAGCGCCCTCAAGCACCCCCACATCGTCGCGGTGTACCGGCACGGGCCGTTCTGGTTGGCAATGCAGTATGTCGACGGCGGCAAGGCGACCGGCCTGCGCACGCTGCAGGACCGCCTGGCCGCGCTGACCCAGATCGCCGGTGCGCTCGACTACGCGCATCGTCGCGGCATCGTGCACAGTGACGTCAAGCCCGCCAACATCCTGATCCATGCCGACTTCGGCCGGGGCGGGGCGGTACTGATCGATTTCGGGGCGGCCCACGCCGTCGTCGAAGACGTGTGGCACCGGGCCCGGAGTTCCGAAAACCCCGAGGTCTCGTTGCCCTACACCGCGCCGGAGATCCTGCAGGGCAAGGCCCCGTCGGCGGCCACCGACGAATACGCTCTGGCCTGCACAGCGGTCGAACTGCTCACCGGAGCGCCGCCCTTCCCCGCTCAGTGCGCAGCCGATCTGGCCGATGCGCACCTGCGGCTACTACCGCCGCCCCTGTCCGACACGCTCGGTCCGGCGGCGCGAGCCGCCGACGTGGTGGTGCAGCGCGCGCTGGCGAAGTTTCCGGCGCGCCGCTACGAGTCCTGCGCCGACTTCGTCGAGGAGTTGTCCCGCGCACTGCTGTCGCATGCAGGGCCGCCCAAGCCTGTCGAGACCTGA
- a CDS encoding PE-PPE domain-containing protein, whose translation MTTLSHRNLSSIGAVPLTLAAIAALGVAPVVSPALAATAKTVVAETTLLDTESWIMGGSGLPIPPPQYLAALTDRFISPATPKFEGQPTFHVDATNPLFTPEGLYPLTGVKTLPLDTSLAQGSTILYQKIMEEVGKGNDLVVLGYSQSGVINGLVMDQLLALPEDERPTSDELSFVTLGSPANPNGGLLARFDVPGVPLSLPALGVTFSGGAPSETPWETVNYIQEYDGFADFPKYPLNFLADINAFLGIMFIHGTYPTLTDAQLATAIELDTSGDYTGSNQYFMIPTDDLPLLALLRGNAFGDAFADLVQPALRVLINLGYGNIEHGWDQGPADISTPFGLFPDVNPMDVLTALANGAEQGWNDFIADLQNIGSGSATDLFGLDSGGPADFSLPSLMDVVNTLSSAAATLYATLLPTADIINSLITTLPAYGTSLFFNELMSGDLVGAIGMPMAATTGLVTMAGGFEVEVLMNAFSSISADFSALFS comes from the coding sequence ATGACAACTCTGTCCCATCGCAACCTGAGTTCTATCGGCGCGGTGCCTCTGACCCTGGCCGCCATTGCGGCATTGGGCGTCGCTCCCGTGGTGTCGCCGGCGCTGGCCGCGACCGCCAAGACGGTGGTCGCCGAGACCACTCTGCTGGACACCGAGTCGTGGATCATGGGCGGCAGTGGGCTGCCGATCCCGCCGCCGCAGTACCTGGCCGCCCTGACCGATCGGTTCATCTCGCCTGCGACCCCGAAGTTCGAGGGTCAGCCCACTTTCCATGTGGACGCCACCAACCCGTTGTTCACCCCGGAGGGTCTCTACCCGCTGACCGGTGTGAAGACGCTGCCGTTGGACACCTCGCTGGCCCAGGGTTCCACCATCTTGTACCAGAAGATCATGGAAGAGGTTGGCAAGGGCAATGACCTTGTCGTACTGGGGTATTCGCAGAGTGGTGTGATCAACGGGCTGGTGATGGACCAGCTGCTGGCGCTGCCCGAGGACGAGCGCCCGACCTCCGACGAGCTTTCCTTCGTGACGCTGGGCAGCCCGGCCAACCCCAACGGCGGCCTGCTGGCCCGTTTCGACGTTCCCGGGGTTCCGCTGAGCTTGCCCGCCCTCGGCGTCACGTTCAGCGGGGGTGCCCCGTCTGAGACGCCATGGGAGACAGTCAATTACATCCAGGAATACGACGGCTTCGCGGACTTCCCGAAGTACCCGCTGAACTTCCTGGCCGACATCAACGCCTTCCTGGGCATCATGTTCATCCACGGCACCTACCCGACACTGACCGACGCCCAGCTTGCGACGGCCATCGAGCTGGACACCTCCGGTGACTACACCGGCAGCAACCAGTACTTCATGATCCCCACCGACGACCTGCCGTTGCTGGCGCTGTTGCGCGGCAACGCATTCGGCGACGCGTTCGCGGACCTGGTGCAGCCGGCGCTGCGGGTGCTGATCAACCTCGGTTACGGCAACATCGAGCACGGCTGGGATCAGGGCCCGGCGGACATCTCCACCCCGTTCGGTTTGTTCCCCGACGTCAACCCGATGGACGTACTCACCGCCCTGGCCAACGGCGCCGAGCAGGGTTGGAACGACTTCATCGCCGACCTGCAGAACATCGGGTCTGGCAGCGCGACTGACCTGTTCGGCCTGGACAGCGGCGGCCCCGCGGACTTCAGCCTGCCGAGTCTGATGGATGTGGTCAACACCCTCAGCAGTGCCGCGGCCACCTTGTACGCGACCCTGCTGCCGACGGCCGACATCATCAATTCGCTGATCACCACGCTGCCGGCCTACGGCACGAGCCTGTTCTTCAACGAGCTGATGTCGGGTGACCTGGTGGGGGCGATCGGGATGCCGATGGCGGCCACCACCGGGTTGGTCACCATGGCCGGCGGGTTCGAGGTGGAGGTCCTGATGAATGCCTTCAGCTCGATCAGCGCCGACTTCTCGGCCCTGTTCTCCTGA
- a CDS encoding 4-(cytidine 5'-diphospho)-2-C-methyl-D-erythritol kinase, whose amino-acid sequence MTASDGNTATEWSPTGSVTVRVPGKLNLYLAVGDRRDDGYHELTTVFHAVSLVDEVTVRDADVLSLRVSGEGADVLPTDERNLAWQAAELMAEYVGRAPDVAISIDKSIPVAGGMAGGSADAAAVLVGMNVLWELGVPRRDLHSLAARLGSDVPFALHGGTALGTGRGEELATVLTRETFHWVLAFADRGLSTPAVFKELDRLRETGRKLPESGDPEPVLAALAAGDSQRLAGLLGNDLQAAAISLNPDLRRTLRAGVQAGALAGVVSGSGPTCAFLCSSAQSAADVAVELSALGAGRAVRVASGPVYGARVVPSSVSGA is encoded by the coding sequence GTGACCGCATCCGACGGCAATACCGCGACCGAGTGGTCCCCGACCGGTTCGGTCACCGTGCGGGTACCGGGCAAGCTGAACCTTTACCTGGCCGTCGGTGACCGTCGCGATGACGGCTACCACGAGCTGACCACCGTCTTCCATGCGGTTTCGTTGGTCGACGAGGTGACTGTCCGCGACGCCGACGTCTTGTCGTTGCGAGTCAGCGGCGAGGGCGCCGACGTGCTGCCCACCGATGAGCGCAACCTGGCGTGGCAGGCCGCCGAGCTGATGGCCGAGTACGTGGGCCGGGCCCCGGACGTGGCGATCAGCATCGACAAGTCCATTCCGGTGGCCGGCGGCATGGCCGGTGGCAGCGCCGACGCCGCAGCGGTGCTGGTCGGCATGAATGTGCTGTGGGAACTGGGCGTGCCGCGTCGCGACTTGCACTCGCTGGCCGCCCGGCTGGGCAGCGACGTGCCGTTCGCGCTGCACGGCGGCACGGCGTTGGGCACCGGTCGCGGCGAGGAACTGGCGACGGTGCTCACCCGCGAGACGTTCCACTGGGTGCTGGCGTTCGCCGACCGTGGGCTGTCGACGCCGGCGGTCTTCAAAGAACTGGATCGGCTGCGCGAGACCGGGCGCAAGCTGCCCGAGTCGGGCGATCCCGAGCCGGTGCTGGCCGCGTTGGCCGCCGGCGACTCCCAGCGGCTGGCCGGATTGCTCGGCAATGACCTGCAGGCGGCGGCGATCAGCCTCAACCCTGACCTGCGCCGCACCTTGCGGGCCGGCGTTCAGGCAGGTGCCCTGGCCGGTGTGGTGTCCGGATCCGGACCGACGTGTGCATTCCTGTGCAGCTCAGCGCAGTCGGCGGCCGATGTCGCCGTCGAGCTGTCGGCGCTCGGCGCGGGACGGGCGGTGCGGGTGGCCAGCGGTCCGGTCTACGGCGCCCGGGTGGTGCCGTCGTCGGTCAGTGGGGCCTGA
- a CDS encoding fatty acyl-AMP ligase: MSRFTDNMFRSARESSKGMVTGEPHTPVRHTWAEVHERARRIAGGLAAAGVGPGDAVGVLAGAPVEIAPTAQGVWMRAASLTMLHQPTPRTDLAVWAEDTMTVVDMIDAKAIIISDPFMPAAPVLAEKGLKVVTVADLLDAEPIEPEEAGEDDLALMQLTSGSTGSPKAVQITHRNIYSNAEAMFISAEYDVEKDVMVSWLPCFHDMGMIGFLTVPMYFGAELVKITPMDFLRDTLLWAKLIDKYKGTMTAAPNFAYALFAKRLRKQATPGQFDLSTLRFALSGAEPVEPADVEDLIDAGKPFGLNPTAILPAYGMAETVLAVSFSKCNAGLVVDEVDADLLAALRQAVPATKGNTRRLASLGPLLEGIEIRIVDEHGNSLPPRGVGVIQLRGEPVTPGYLTMAGFLPAQDEHGWYDTGDLGYQMEDGHVVVCGRVKDVIIMAGRNIYPTDIERAAGRVEGVRPGCAVAVRLDAGHSRETFAVAVESNAWQDPVEVRRIEHQVAHEVVTEVDMRPRNVVVLGPGSIPKTPSGKLRRANSVALVT; this comes from the coding sequence GTGAGCAGGTTTACCGACAATATGTTCCGTAGTGCCCGGGAGTCGTCCAAGGGCATGGTTACCGGTGAGCCGCACACACCTGTCCGGCACACCTGGGCCGAGGTCCATGAACGCGCCCGGCGTATCGCCGGCGGGCTGGCTGCGGCCGGCGTCGGCCCGGGAGACGCCGTCGGCGTCCTAGCCGGTGCCCCTGTCGAAATCGCCCCCACCGCCCAGGGCGTGTGGATGCGCGCCGCGAGCCTGACCATGCTGCACCAGCCCACCCCGCGCACCGACCTGGCGGTGTGGGCCGAGGACACCATGACCGTCGTCGACATGATCGACGCCAAGGCGATCATCATCTCCGACCCCTTCATGCCCGCGGCCCCCGTGCTGGCCGAGAAGGGCCTGAAGGTCGTCACGGTCGCTGACCTGCTGGACGCCGAACCGATCGAGCCGGAAGAAGCCGGTGAAGACGATCTGGCGCTGATGCAGCTGACCTCGGGCTCGACCGGGTCGCCGAAGGCCGTGCAGATCACCCACCGCAACATCTACTCCAACGCCGAGGCGATGTTCATCAGCGCCGAGTACGACGTCGAGAAGGACGTCATGGTCAGCTGGCTGCCGTGCTTCCACGACATGGGCATGATCGGCTTCCTGACCGTGCCGATGTACTTCGGCGCCGAGCTGGTCAAGATCACCCCGATGGACTTCCTGCGGGACACCCTGCTGTGGGCCAAGCTGATCGACAAGTACAAGGGCACCATGACCGCGGCCCCGAACTTCGCCTACGCGCTGTTCGCCAAGCGGCTGCGCAAGCAGGCCACGCCGGGGCAGTTCGACCTGTCCACGCTGCGGTTCGCGCTCTCTGGTGCCGAGCCGGTGGAGCCGGCAGACGTCGAGGACCTGATCGACGCCGGTAAACCGTTCGGGCTGAACCCGACCGCCATCCTGCCGGCCTACGGCATGGCCGAAACGGTCTTGGCGGTGTCCTTCTCCAAGTGCAATGCCGGCCTGGTGGTCGACGAGGTCGACGCCGACCTGCTGGCCGCACTGCGTCAAGCGGTGCCCGCCACCAAGGGCAACACCCGGCGACTGGCTTCGCTGGGACCGCTGTTGGAGGGCATCGAGATCCGGATCGTCGACGAGCACGGCAACTCGTTGCCGCCGCGCGGGGTTGGAGTGATCCAGCTGCGCGGTGAGCCGGTGACCCCGGGCTACCTGACCATGGCGGGCTTCCTGCCGGCGCAGGACGAGCACGGTTGGTATGACACCGGCGACCTGGGCTACCAGATGGAGGACGGCCACGTCGTGGTGTGTGGCCGCGTCAAGGACGTCATCATCATGGCGGGCCGCAACATCTACCCGACCGACATCGAGCGGGCCGCCGGCCGCGTCGAGGGCGTGCGCCCGGGCTGTGCGGTCGCGGTGCGCCTGGACGCCGGGCACTCGCGGGAGACGTTCGCGGTCGCGGTGGAATCCAACGCCTGGCAGGACCCGGTCGAGGTACGTCGCATCGAACACCAGGTCGCCCATGAGGTGGTCACCGAGGTCGACATGCGGCCCCGCAACGTGGTGGTGCTCGGGCCGGGCAGTATCCCCAAGACGCCGTCGGGCAAGCTGCGGCGGGCCAACTCCGTCGCCCTGGTCACCTAG
- the pth gene encoding aminoacyl-tRNA hydrolase, whose amino-acid sequence MAESPPILVVGLGNPGPTYARTRHNVGFMVVDLLAERIGSAFKLHKKSGADVATGRLSGRSVVLARPRCYMNESGRQVGPLAKFYSVPTGGVVVIHDDLDLDFGRIRLKQGGGEGGHNGLRSIATVLGSKDFQRVRFGIGRPPGRQDPAAFVLQAFTAKERDELPTICEQSADATELLIELGLEPAQNVVHAWG is encoded by the coding sequence GTGGCCGAGTCACCACCGATCCTGGTGGTCGGCCTGGGCAACCCCGGCCCGACCTACGCCCGCACCCGGCACAATGTCGGCTTCATGGTCGTCGACCTGCTCGCCGAGCGGATCGGGTCGGCGTTCAAGCTGCACAAGAAGTCGGGTGCCGACGTGGCCACCGGGCGCCTGAGTGGGCGCTCGGTGGTGCTGGCCCGGCCACGCTGCTACATGAATGAGTCGGGCCGCCAGGTGGGCCCACTGGCCAAGTTCTATTCAGTGCCCACCGGCGGCGTCGTGGTGATTCACGACGATCTCGACCTGGACTTCGGCCGGATCCGGCTCAAGCAGGGCGGCGGCGAAGGCGGTCACAACGGCCTGCGATCGATCGCGACCGTGTTGGGCAGCAAGGACTTTCAGCGGGTCCGTTTCGGGATCGGCCGGCCGCCCGGCCGCCAAGATCCGGCGGCGTTCGTGCTGCAGGCGTTCACCGCCAAGGAGCGCGACGAGTTACCGACGATCTGCGAGCAGTCCGCCGATGCCACCGAGTTGCTGATCGAGCTGGGGCTGGAACCGGCCCAGAACGTCGTCCACGCCTGGGGCTAG
- a CDS encoding 50S ribosomal protein L25/general stress protein Ctc has translation MAKTPTTNQLTVSVRTETGKGASRRARRAGRVPAVLYGHGTEPQHLELPAHDFAAVLRHSGTNAVLTLDIEGKEQLALTKALEIHPIRRTIQHADLLVVRRGEKVTVEVNVVIEGDAASGTLVTQDATAVEIEAEALSIPEQLTVSIEGAEAGTQFTAGSLELPKGVSLVSDPELLLVNVIEAPSAEEPAEAAGEEAGAEAAGDAAAESE, from the coding sequence ATGGCTAAGACCCCGACCACCAACCAGCTGACCGTTTCGGTGCGGACCGAGACCGGCAAGGGCGCCTCGCGCCGGGCCCGCCGCGCAGGCCGGGTCCCCGCGGTCCTCTACGGCCACGGCACCGAGCCGCAGCACCTGGAGCTTCCGGCCCACGACTTCGCGGCCGTGCTGCGCCACTCCGGCACCAACGCCGTGCTCACCCTCGACATCGAGGGCAAGGAGCAGCTGGCGCTGACCAAGGCTCTCGAGATCCACCCGATCCGTCGCACCATCCAGCACGCCGACCTGCTGGTCGTGCGTCGCGGCGAGAAGGTGACCGTCGAGGTCAACGTCGTCATCGAGGGCGACGCCGCTTCCGGCACCCTGGTGACCCAGGACGCCACCGCCGTGGAGATCGAGGCCGAGGCGCTGTCGATTCCCGAGCAGCTGACGGTCTCCATCGAGGGCGCCGAGGCCGGCACCCAGTTCACCGCCGGCAGCCTGGAGCTGCCCAAGGGCGTGAGCCTGGTCTCTGACCCCGAACTGCTGCTGGTCAACGTGATCGAGGCTCCGAGTGCCGAGGAGCCGGCCGAGGCTGCGGGCGAGGAAGCCGGCGCGGAGGCCGCCGGGGACGCGGCCGCCGAGTCCGAGTAA
- a CDS encoding oxidoreductase, which produces MASWSATDLPSFAGRSVIVTGANSGLGAVTARELARVGAAVTLAVRNTAKGQAAAAGMPGDVTVRALDLADLSSVRRFADETTAVDVLINNAGIMAVPYSKTVDGFESQIGTNHLGHFALTNLLLPKLTDRVVTVSSALHRMGYISLKDLNWESRRYSAWLAYGQAKLANLLFTSELQRRLVAAGSPLRALAAHPGYSSTNLQGQTGNRIGDLAMRTFGNGLFATSPDFGARQTLYAASQDLSGNTFIGPRFGIVGRSGSVGRSLLAKRGSTAAELWELSAQLTGVQFPL; this is translated from the coding sequence ATGGCCTCCTGGTCCGCCACCGATCTGCCGTCGTTCGCCGGGCGATCCGTCATCGTCACCGGAGCCAACAGCGGTCTGGGGGCCGTGACCGCACGCGAATTGGCCCGAGTCGGCGCCGCCGTCACACTGGCCGTCCGCAACACCGCCAAGGGCCAGGCCGCCGCGGCGGGGATGCCCGGTGACGTGACGGTTCGTGCCTTGGATCTGGCGGACCTGTCCTCGGTGCGGCGATTCGCCGACGAGACCACGGCCGTCGATGTGCTGATCAACAACGCCGGCATCATGGCGGTGCCCTACAGCAAGACCGTCGACGGTTTCGAGAGTCAGATCGGCACGAACCACTTGGGTCATTTCGCGCTGACCAACCTGCTGTTGCCCAAACTCACCGACCGGGTGGTGACGGTGTCCTCAGCCCTGCACCGGATGGGCTACATCAGCCTCAAGGACCTGAACTGGGAGTCGCGACGGTATTCGGCGTGGTTGGCCTACGGCCAGGCCAAGCTGGCCAATCTGCTGTTCACCAGCGAACTGCAACGCCGGCTCGTGGCCGCGGGTTCACCGCTGCGCGCGCTGGCCGCCCATCCCGGCTATTCGAGCACCAACCTGCAGGGCCAGACCGGCAATCGGATCGGCGACCTGGCGATGCGCACCTTCGGCAACGGCCTGTTCGCCACCAGCCCCGACTTCGGGGCACGCCAGACCCTCTATGCGGCGTCGCAGGACCTGTCCGGCAATACCTTCATCGGTCCGCGTTTTGGCATTGTCGGCCGCAGCGGATCGGTGGGCCGCAGCCTGTTGGCCAAGCGCGGGTCCACGGCCGCCGAGCTGTGGGAGCTGTCTGCGCAGCTCACCGGGGTTCAATTTCCGCTCTGA
- a CDS encoding DUF1254 domain-containing protein, protein MMLAAVSGCGGRQSTEPAGPAPAQSADQVRQIAKEAYVYGFPMVDSYRIQHAYFVDKAGSQYKGDWNQTHSTARVYTPDDTTVQTPNSDTPYTMLGTDLRAEPLVLTVPPIEAGRYYSLQFIDAYTANYAYVGSRTTGNGGGKYLLAGPGWQGDKPDGVDEVIRSDTGFGLVIYRTQLFDPADIDNVKKIQAGYTVEPLSAYLKQPAVSAPPVDFIAPLTPEEQKTSPKFFEILSFILKYAPVLPGEQDLRARFASIGIGPDGSFNADELSAEARDAVQAGMADAWAEQNAFKKDKLDTGQVTSAQLFGTREFLHGNYLYRMAGAVLGIYGNSAEEAIYPVVAVDSDGAPLSGANGYTLRFAPGQLPPVNSFWSLTMYKMPESLLVANPINRYLINSPMLPDLTRDPDGGITVYVQNKSPGAGKETNWLPAPEGPFQMILRLYWPKEEALGGTWAPPKAVKN, encoded by the coding sequence ATGATGCTGGCCGCAGTCAGCGGCTGCGGTGGTAGGCAGTCGACCGAGCCCGCCGGCCCGGCGCCGGCCCAGTCCGCCGATCAGGTCCGTCAGATCGCCAAGGAGGCCTACGTCTACGGCTTCCCGATGGTGGACTCCTACCGCATCCAGCATGCCTACTTCGTCGACAAGGCGGGGTCGCAGTACAAGGGTGACTGGAACCAGACGCACAGCACTGCAAGGGTTTACACCCCCGATGACACCACCGTGCAGACGCCGAACTCCGATACGCCCTACACGATGCTGGGCACTGACCTGCGAGCCGAGCCGTTGGTACTCACCGTGCCGCCGATCGAGGCTGGCCGCTACTACTCGCTGCAGTTCATCGATGCCTACACGGCCAACTACGCCTACGTGGGCAGCCGCACGACCGGCAACGGCGGCGGCAAGTACCTGCTGGCCGGACCCGGTTGGCAGGGCGACAAGCCTGACGGCGTCGACGAGGTGATCCGCTCCGACACCGGCTTCGGGCTGGTGATCTACCGCACTCAGCTGTTCGACCCCGCCGACATCGACAACGTCAAGAAGATCCAGGCCGGTTACACCGTGGAGCCACTGTCGGCCTACCTCAAGCAACCCGCGGTGAGCGCCCCGCCGGTGGATTTCATCGCGCCGCTGACACCCGAGGAACAGAAGACCTCACCGAAGTTCTTCGAGATCTTGAGCTTCATCCTGAAGTACGCGCCGGTACTACCGGGGGAGCAGGACCTGCGGGCCCGGTTCGCCAGCATCGGCATCGGCCCCGACGGCTCCTTCAACGCCGATGAACTCAGCGCCGAGGCTCGCGACGCCGTCCAGGCCGGGATGGCCGACGCCTGGGCCGAACAGAATGCCTTCAAGAAGGACAAGCTGGACACCGGGCAGGTGACCTCGGCTCAGCTGTTCGGCACCCGGGAGTTCTTGCACGGCAACTACCTCTACCGGATGGCCGGGGCGGTGTTGGGCATCTACGGGAACTCGGCGGAGGAAGCCATCTATCCGGTGGTCGCGGTGGACTCCGACGGCGCCCCGCTGAGCGGCGCCAACGGCTACACCCTGCGGTTCGCGCCCGGACAGCTGCCACCGGTCAACTCGTTCTGGTCGCTGACCATGTACAAGATGCCCGAAAGCCTGCTGGTGGCCAACCCGATCAACCGGTATCTGATCAACTCGCCGATGCTGCCGGATCTGACCCGCGATCCCGACGGCGGAATCACCGTCTACGTGCAGAACAAGTCCCCGGGCGCGGGCAAGGAAACCAACTGGCTGCCTGCACCGGAGGGGCCGTTCCAGATGATCCTGCGGCTGTACTGGCCCAAGGAAGAAGCGCTGGGCGGCACCTGGGCACCGCCGAAGGCGGTGAAAAACTAG
- a CDS encoding heme-binding protein, with protein MSLDRLSSLSLTGLGVAAVATGLLAPAVALADPQPGCTAADMANVATGVAASTSGYLYAHPDVNEFYTGLHNRPDDEVPEAVRSFFADNPQAHSDLLGLRQPLADFRARCGLPQPERPLLDQ; from the coding sequence ATGTCCCTCGATCGCCTCTCATCGCTGAGCCTGACCGGCCTCGGCGTAGCCGCCGTCGCGACCGGTCTGCTGGCGCCGGCCGTGGCGCTGGCCGACCCGCAGCCCGGCTGCACCGCCGCCGACATGGCCAACGTGGCCACCGGCGTCGCCGCCTCGACGTCGGGTTACCTCTACGCACATCCGGACGTCAACGAGTTCTACACCGGCCTGCACAACCGGCCCGATGACGAGGTGCCCGAGGCAGTTCGCAGCTTCTTCGCCGACAACCCGCAGGCCCACTCCGACCTGTTGGGGCTGCGCCAGCCTCTGGCCGACTTCCGCGCCCGTTGCGGATTGCCCCAGCCCGAGCGCCCACTGCTGGACCAGTGA
- a CDS encoding LpqN/LpqT family lipoprotein: MTPLRLTVAALACAVLASTTSGCGTKTPDYQSIWGNGTTTTTSSEPEAPVSVGRYLEDQGVAAEAVAPNAPTDLTVSIPTPPGWTKKENPMLPATTLVLGKGEKFPRAILSVVKLNGKFDSKEAIRHGVVDAQLSPNFRLLDASNEDYQGFPSSMVQGTYDMDGQRLHSWFRMVIATGSAPAEQRYLVQLAVTAPADEAPKNATDVEAIMKGFTVAAK, encoded by the coding sequence GTGACCCCGCTGCGCTTGACGGTCGCGGCATTGGCGTGCGCGGTCCTGGCCAGCACCACATCCGGATGCGGCACTAAAACCCCTGACTATCAGTCGATTTGGGGCAACGGCACCACGACCACCACCTCGTCGGAGCCGGAGGCACCAGTCAGCGTCGGCCGATACCTGGAGGACCAGGGAGTGGCCGCTGAAGCGGTCGCGCCCAACGCACCGACCGACCTGACCGTGTCGATCCCCACGCCGCCGGGCTGGACGAAGAAAGAAAACCCGATGCTGCCGGCCACCACACTGGTCCTGGGCAAGGGCGAGAAGTTCCCCCGGGCGATTTTGAGTGTGGTCAAGCTCAACGGGAAATTCGACTCGAAGGAGGCCATCCGGCACGGTGTGGTCGACGCCCAGCTTTCACCGAACTTCCGGCTGCTGGACGCCTCCAACGAGGACTACCAAGGCTTCCCGTCATCGATGGTGCAGGGCACCTACGACATGGATGGTCAACGCCTGCACAGTTGGTTCCGGATGGTGATCGCCACCGGTTCAGCGCCGGCCGAACAGCGTTACCTGGTGCAGTTGGCGGTCACCGCGCCCGCCGATGAGGCACCCAAGAACGCCACCGACGTCGAGGCGATCATGAAGGGCTTCACCGTCGCCGCGAAGTGA
- the arsC gene encoding arsenate reductase (glutaredoxin) (This arsenate reductase requires both glutathione and glutaredoxin to convert arsenate to arsenite, after which the efflux transporter formed by ArsA and ArsB can extrude the arsenite from the cell, providing resistance.), whose translation MADAVVYHNPRCSTSRKTLELLRENGIEPTVVEYLKTPPSRAELAEMISAAGIGVRDAVRTGEAVYAELNLAEATDDELLDAMAANPILIQRPFVVTGNGTRLARPIDAVREIL comes from the coding sequence ATGGCTGACGCGGTGGTCTATCACAACCCGCGCTGTTCGACCTCACGCAAGACGCTGGAGCTGCTGCGCGAGAACGGTATCGAGCCGACGGTCGTGGAGTACCTCAAGACCCCGCCGTCGCGTGCGGAGCTGGCGGAGATGATCAGCGCCGCCGGAATCGGTGTGCGCGACGCCGTGCGTACCGGCGAAGCGGTGTACGCCGAGCTGAACCTGGCTGAGGCAACCGATGACGAACTGCTTGACGCGATGGCCGCGAACCCGATCCTGATCCAGCGGCCGTTCGTCGTCACCGGTAACGGCACCCGGTTGGCCCGTCCGATTGACGCGGTCCGCGAGATCCTGTGA